The sequence below is a genomic window from Lepus europaeus isolate LE1 chromosome 9, mLepTim1.pri, whole genome shotgun sequence.
GGCGCAAGGTAGGAGGCTTTGGGAAAATGTCCCAGAAGACAGATACCGTGCACAATGCAATGATCCAGATGCCCAAATAACCTGGGGCAACCGCGAGCAGAGGgttggctgctgctgcccacctgTACCCACACACCGCAAAGGGATGGTGAGGGACCGAGGGCTGTTGCTGAATGGCTAATTGGCAAACGTGGAGGCTGGAGAGGCTCTGAGGGGCTTACAGAGAAAGCTGCATCTCTCACGGGGCACAAGGCAGAGTAGTGGGCAGCTGGCCCAGTGTTAAAATCAGAATTCCTAAGACGCTACTTGgcagggccagtgcagtggcatagcgggcaaagccaccctgcaaagccagcatcctgcatggctggagccctggaagctccacttttggtccagctccctgctaatccacctgtgaaagcagcaaaggatggcccaagtgattgggcccctgcagccatgtgggagacccggaagaagctcctggctcctgatttggcctggcccagccctgcacactgctgccctctggggaatgaaccagcaaatggaagagattctctctctctctctctctccctctctctctctctccctctctctctctctctctctctctccacccctgtctctttctctctctctctctctccctctccccctccctgcctccttccctccctgtctctttcactctctttgcctttcaaacaaataaataaatgtttttttgaaaaaagactggaaatccatgcatataagaggtcttcaaaaagttatgaattgtgaaaaaaccatgcatagatCTCAAAGCTGTTTGTATTAAAAGAAATGGATGTTTTTGttgcagtttccatgaacttttgtagGAGTTCTTGTAACACCGAACACTTCCTCAGAAGCAAAGACTAAAGAACCACTCAAGGAGCCAATGTCAAAGTCACTGCTGGGTGCCTCGCAGCACTGTCTCTCCCGGCTGGGGTGTGGCGGCCGCTATTTGGTGAGCGGACTTGCCAGGGAAAGGCCTGGCTCTCACCAGAAGATCATTGCATGAGGATGCATGGAAAGAGGGGTGAACCAGGCACTCGAGGCTGAGAAGAATGAGTGTCCCAGGAGGCTGACGGGGCACAGAGGAGGGACACTGAGGAGGCAGACAGTGAAACGGGGGCCGCAAGATCACTCCCCAGAGGACACGTCACTCCCCAGGGACACCTCATTCCCCAAGGACACATCACTCCCCAGGGACACATCATCCCAAGGCCATCCAGTCACTGCATCCATGATGGAGACCCCAGGATCACTAAGAAGCTCACAGTCAGCACTGAGGTGAGAGAGCTGGACACGAAGCTTGTGTCCCGAAGCCACAGAGGCTGGTGGCAGCAATGACTAAATGCATGTGAACTAGGAGCTTGGAGGGACCAGCATGTGGGGAGTGGGCAGACGGCCAACTGCAATCTCAGGAGCAAACAGACGCACAAGCAGCTTGCTCTTAGCCAAGCAACCCCCAAGGCCAACATCAGAGGTGGAGACTAAAGCTGTTGTCCAGTCTAGAGTCCCAGTTGCACACTTTGTTCTCCATCCCTACACAACACTCAGGGCCAGAACCCACTGATGGAAGCAGACTCAGATTCACAGAGTGAGCAGCCGGCAGGGCGATGGCAAGCGTGTCCAGGCCGCACATCTCTACTCTGAGGTGCTCCTAGATTGCTCCAACTGCCACACTTCCCACGAGCTAGCAGGCAGCTGCCACAAGAAAGGTTCACGCACAGAACTGTGCGGCTGCGTGTGGACAGATTGCTCGGGGAGGGGTGCAAGTCTGGGAAGAGACCCTCTGAGGTGTCAGGGAGGGCCTCACGGGAAGAGAGTGAACAGGGAGAGAAGCCCACGTGGctgtccagggacacagtggcccCGGGGTGTGCAGTGCACTGACCCAGAGTCCGACCCTTCCCCTGCAAGGcagggaagctggagcctggaatgTGCATGTTTAGCTGTGGAGATCATGGCAGCTCATCGTGTGAGGCAAAGGCATACTCACATGACGCTGCCCTGAGAGTGCGCGCTCACGCCTCGAACGTGAACCCCGGTAGGTGCACCCCACACCTGGGGCTCAATAAGCCCCTTTCATGAGCATCTTGCACTACAGGAGATGCCATCAGGGTGCAGATTGGACTTTGGAATTAAAATGATTTGCTCTGCTAAATACCAGACACACTTGGCAAAGGTGAACCCATTTTGTGACCCCAGCATGGGTTCCTAATGTATTTGCAGGAACTTTAGAGATTTCAGAGCCGATTtaatgaaaacatgaaagaatTGTAATAGGTTCCTGACTTGATAAGGCTCCAGGGATATTTACAACAAAAGCAAATTGCCTTCTGCAGAGGTCTGGGACTCACAGCCAAAACTTCATTCAGAAAGAACTCTCATCATGGTCTCCTGAAGCCGCGAGCACAGCccgctcccccagcccagcctctgctctgcTCACCCCCACAGCCTGTCGCTGTCTCCGCTCCCTAGGAAGCCCCACACCTCCCCGCCAGCTTCCGGAGTGCAGCCAGCACCTCCttgttcctcaggctgtagatgaGGGGGTTCAGCATCGGGGTGAGCACGTTGCTGAACACAGACAGCGCCTGGTCCTGCTCTGGGCTGTGGGAAGAGGTGAAGCTCATGTAAATGAAGATGTTTGGGCGGAAGAAGAGACTAACCACCgtgaggtgggaggagcaggtggccagGACCTTCCGCCTGCCCTTGACGGAGCTCATGCGGAGCACAGCGAGGAAGATGAGCGTGTAGGAGGCTGTGATGAGACCGAAGGGGACGACCAGCAGCACCACGCTGGTCACCACCACCACGGACTGATACACGGACGTGTCCTCGCAGGACAGCTTGATGAGGACAGGGACCTCGCAGAAGAAGTGCTGGATCTCCCGGGACCCACAGATGGGGAAGTGCAGAGGGTAAACTGTGTGAACCAAGGAGCTGGCCGAGCCTGCAACCCAACACCCAGCCACCATGTGCAGGCAGAACCTGGGGCTCATGATGGCGGGGTAGCGCAGTGGGTTGCACACAGCCACGTAGCGGTCATACGCCATGAGGGTCAGGATGAGGCACTCAGACATCCCCAGCAACAGGAAGAAGAAGCTCTGTGTCCCGCAGCCAACCCAGGAGATGCCCCTCTCCCCTGTGAAGAAgttggtggccatcttggggacgATGGTGGAGGTCAGTGTCAGGTCGATGAGGGAGAGCTGGCTGAGCAGGACGTACATGGGCGTGTGCAGCCGGGCGTCCCCCAGGATCAGGACGATCAGAAGAGCGTTTCCCAGGAAGGCCAGGACGTAGACGAGGACCACGGCGGCATTGAGGAGCAGGGAGTGCCGGGACCCAGGGAAGAGCCCGGCCAGGAGGAAGTCCGTGGCCGAAGAGGCGTTCCCACCCACCATGCCGCTGCAGGCACAAGGGAGACCACAAGTGCCACCACCACGCGTGACAGACTCGTGTCAGTCTGGGGGCCAGCGTTCGAGAACCTTCCCCCCAGCTCCGGGTTCTCACATAGCCTTTGCCCGCATCTCAGGGAGAGCACTTTCCCGTGTCTCTTGAACAATCACCTGACTTGGTAAATACAGAATACTGGACACATGACCCACGCCAGCACTAACCGGCCTCTGCTGAGCTGAGTTCTTccgattttcttctttctttctaagtTGGAGAATCCTGTAAATACGAACACCCATTTCTAGAAATACAGGCTTAAACTGCTACACACTGTTTATGTTAGCCGTGGGCCCTAGCTAAGAACTTTTGTGCATTGGAGCACAAATGAAGGAAATTCTAATCAGTTCTTTCAATTTggctttataaattataaatcaattACTTGGTTACATCCTAATGAAATAGCCTACTGTTTGCTTTCCTCTTGTTTGGTAATTGTCCTTATGTTATACACAGGGTGACAGAAATTGCTAGACGCACAGAACTGCCAACCATCAGTGTTCTGAATTACTGACCGAGGAAAGCTCTGGGATTTAACAGAGAATCTGACATCTACAGTGACTGATGACACGTCTGTCCTGTGTCTCAGACACAGACCTGGAGCTCTGCCCAGTGGTCTCCgcggcccctggccctgctgcacGTGCCgctgcacctctgctctctgcaggtTGAGCAGCTCCAGGAGCGCAGCCGCCCACACTTGCACAGGCACCTGCATGCAATGAACTTCTGGCGAGAGCCAGGCCTTTCCCTGGCAAGTCAGCTCACAGAAAGGTGgccgccccaccccagcctggagaGACAGTGCTGCCAGGCAGAAGTTTCCAGATGCTCAGCCTCCCGAACAGAGGGGCTCTGCTCAGCACGGGTCAAAACTCCCTGAAGTCCAGTCTGTTACTGCACCCAGAGACCACTAATGTAAAGCCACGCCCCCCTCGGGCTTACACTGGCTGTTCAGCTGGCCGTCTGTATTCACAGTACTGTGTGCATTTTGGACAAAAGATCAGttcagaagaaaaaccactgCTTGGATTTGAGCCGTCAGTCCAGTGAACTACAAATGCGGCGGGACTGGCTGACCTTGCCGGTCAGCGACCATGAGCACAAATTTGCTGCACACCACACTCACATCAGTTCAGGGAGTGCCAGCAACGAGTGCGTGTGCAGCCTGCGTGGTCCACTCACTATCATAGCACACTTGCTGAGCGCTCACGAGGGCAGCAGTGACCCGGGACAGGGCCTAAGCAGATCAGAGGCCAGTGTGCAGcactgcccagcaccagcccctgcggtGCCCCTTGACAGTGGCCGTCAGCACCTTTAACTGCCCTGTTCTGTAATCCTCCCCTCTCCAGACGCCACCTGTCCGTCATAAGGCTGTGGGCTTACAACTCAGAGAATGCAACTGTCAAGTTTAGACACAGCCAACTAATGTTCAAACACTAAAAGCTGGAGCAAAGAAACATTCAAATGTGTCTAGCTCACTCCCACTTTAACTTAACGACATCAAACTTTTACTTTGTATCTTATAAATACACATTAACTCTGTGGGGACTGAAACCAGACCCTGACAGTGTTCTTTGAGTAGAAATGCAAACATCACAGCAAAGAACTCTGCATCACTTCATACAATAAAGCCTATTGCGCCATTAAATGATTTCAGCTGACTAAGCCTTTTTGGGGTCAGCTCTGCACATGTTTCTGTTACTTGCTTTGTAAACAAGAAGGCTGAGCTGTGGGAGGGAAGAGTGCGATGCTGTGTGCGTTAGCCTGTAGGCTGCACTGCAGTCTCCCAGGTCCTGACGACCTTCCGGGCTCCGGGCCCCTCTTGTTAGCGTGCTCGAGGTTGGGCTGTGAGGGCACAGACAGTGCAGACATCGACAAAGTCAGCAAACGGCCATAGCTCAGGAAGCAAACCACCACAAGCCACAGGATAAGTTCAACGGGTTGTCCTACCTGCTGACTGAGTTTGGGCACATGATGGTGCCCCGTGTTCTACTGGGTTTGGTCAGACAAGAGTACCGATCACACCACAACCCCTGCCTTATACCCTCGACAAAAaacagctcaaaatggatcagggaTTTAAACATAAGACGAGAAACCGTAAAACCACTGGAGGAAAACACAGGGCAAGGACTCCAAGACAtcggcacaggcagtggctttttggATCAGACTCCCCAAGTCCCAGCAATAAaggcaaaagtagacaaatgggagtGCATAAAGCCAAGCAGCTTCTGTACAGCCCGGGAAAGTGAAGCGGGAGGAGagagctgacagaatgggatcaTATGTCTGCACACCTTGCGTCTGGATCTTTCACACAGAGCCCAAACAGAAATACCGATTCCAGGCAGACTTCCCCTCCACGCGGACTCTGAGCAGGCTGAGCCTAacacaggcctggcccagcgctgtgtTGCACGCATTGtatagggtgaaccagcagatgaacaatctctgtctctctctgttactctgcttttcacataaattaatgaaattaatctttaaaaaataaaataatgcactgagatacttaaatatatattttaaggcaaTAAATATGCAAATGTAACTGAATATCTCTGAGGAGAAAGGGAAATAggatctggaaaatatgaattactTTACCTGCAACTGTTTTCAATAAAAcgtataaagcaaataaaaaatagaagtttcAGTAAAAACAGAATGTGACCAGTTCAGTAGGAGACAGAGCAGGAAACGTAAGActactgcagtgccaggatcccatttggacactggttcaagtcccggctatctAATTCCGCTActgctctatggcctgggaaggcaatagaagatggcccaagtccttgggcccctgcacccatatggaagacccagaagaaactcctggctcctggtcagattggagcagctccagctgttgcggccatttggagtgaaccagcagatggaagatctctctgtctctacctctgcctctctgtaactctgccttcaaataaatacataaatcttaaaaaaaaaaaaaagattggtggaAAGAATTGTGGAAAGACCCCTGATGGCTACAGGTTTCCGATGGCTCTGACACACTGCCGTTGGCGGGGTCAGGGTCTGGAGAGCAGTGGGGCTCCGTGGCAAGCAGGCCAGACTTTGCAGCGTGGGGCTGAAGGTCCTGGGAGAGGACCCGTGTGGTGCTCAGGAGCCCGCTGAAGCTGACACTCGTGTTTGAAGGCTTGGGGGTGTCTGAGACGTGGGAAGGCAGCTCTGTCCTTACAGCAGGACAGAGAGCAAACACTGGTTCCAGCTCAGAGATTTTGACTGGGGGGCAGCGTCTGAGCATaggaacaaccaggaccagaCCCGACTCAGGATGGAGGGCCACCCTTGTGGAGTGGAGaagaccctggcccaggctgggcttccACGAGTCACTCAGACTCCAGGTGATGCCATGACCTTGCCACCAGTTCCACCATTCACTCTCAGCATTCTAAATAAAAGCTcacacaggagctggtgctgtgctctagcaggtaaagccaccgcctgctgtgccagcatcccataggggtgccgctttgtggctcagctgtgccacttctgattcagctccgtgctaatgcgcctgggaaagcagcagaagatggcctaagaacttAGGGTGCACCTAAGACACTGCCCTTGGCTTTCCTCACTGACCTTAGCTTGGATTTTAGGGGCCTTCCTAAGAAGCAGGCTACTGTCTTTGGGAAATGATAGGAAAAGGAGGTTTAGACTCCAGCTGAGTGCCCTTCAGCCTGGGATCctgaccccatccaggtctcccaggcactgaGGGATGGGGCTGTGTTTGCAGAATTGTGCACAGTCAAGGGGATGGCATCGGGGCAAGAGAGGAACAGTCAGCAGCCCAGAGGGCCTTGGGAGCTCTTCCTGCTGGAAGGGTCCATGTCCtggacctggaggaagtgacctCACTTCCTTGGTGACGGGCCACAACAGAACATGGAACTCTGGTAACCAGGCACCCACATTGTAGTGGTAGCCATTGCCAGCTCACTTGATAGGAAGCGTTGCAGGGAGAACTATGTTCCCTTGCTGCTGCCCTTCAAGGCGAGGCTCTGGCCGAGCCAAAGCCCAGAATGAAGGTCTCTTCCAGCGTGTAACACGCTGGCTGAGCTCTCACTATGGACGCCTGTGGCCACGggggaggaggcagccacaggtaacAGGGTTTAGCATCCCCGGGAAGTTCTATCCAGGCCCAGAGTCTCTGGTGACCCCGCGTGGGCTGTCCTCCCAACCCCATGAAGGGGACAAGAGGAGGGGCCCTTCCTGCACAGCACCAGGATTCAGGCATTGGACGAGGGTTGTGGTGTTGTCCGTACCCATTCCAGGGATGGAGCGGATGGGAAAGTGGGTGTTGGGGGCCATTTTGTCTACTCAGGGGTTCCACGTGAGTTCTCCTGTGTCACCTGGAGTCCTCCTGGCTGGGGGTATACCCAGATGTCCCTCCGTATGTGACCTGGGGAGTGGAAATACTCACAGGGGTGTCTCCTGTGGGACACTGACGCCTTCTGGCCTGGCTCCGGGCACTCTGTTTGCAGGGCTCCACGCTGGAGATCAGCAATGATTCCCATGAGGAACTCATCTTCTCAGGCAATGGACAGGTGCGTCAGGCCAACAGCCGTGgacagtgctgggctgggctgagggaggggcctagGGAGATACACAGGTGGGGACTCAAGATGACCAGGCTGGGCCGAGGACCAGAGCCTGGATATAGGCACCTCTGGGCCCCGTCCTGGTGTTTCCCACCCGAGTGACTGACCCCAGTCTCGTTCCTAAGAGATCTCACTCCTTTGCTGCCCACAGACAGCTGGGTTATGGCAACCCCATGTTGGGTACTGGTGGGATGTTCAGGGGACAGGTTACTACTGGTACCCTGGATACGAAGTCAAGAGCGTCCACGTGTGTGACAGCAATGGGTTCCCCCCCAGCCCAGGAATCCCGGGCAGGGGTCAGCTCCACTGTGCTTCATGACCTCCCCACAACCCACGACAGAGAACCCAAACCCCACACACAGGGTGAGGCttacacaagagagagagagagagagagagagagagagagagagactactccATGCATGTGTCAGCAGCATGTCCCTGGGTCTCAGCCCTGGAGCCCCCACCCATCTTCATCCTGTTCCATGAGAAAGGACATTTGTCCTGTGGCTCAGAGGGGATTCCAGTGCTtgtccccagctgccctgctgcaGGTCACGGCCTCAGAGAGCGCCCCTGGAGCCTGGTCTGCTGGACAgtcacagcccagggccccacacGAGGGCGGCCCTCACACAGGAGTTTGCacacagtgctgggggctggatgTCCCTGTCTCCTGCTTGTGCATGTCCATCTCCGTTCCCGTGTTCTCGTGTTctcctgtgcttctctgtgtCCTTGTCCCCTCTCCTTATCAGCACGGCAGTCCTGGGGCCCACTCCATGGCCTGGCCTAACGTCCATCAACTCCTCAGGAGTGCATGGCACATGCAACCACACTCAGGGACCCAGGTGTCAGAGCATCACCGTCACTCTCACAGGAGCTAATGCCCTGCTGAGACAGAGGCCCAGACAGCACATTCTGGGAGAGGGGCTGAGGTGTCCTCCTGGAGCAGCCATGGTCAAATCACCGTGCAGAAGGGCTGTGGCCGGGACACCGCCAGCTGCCATCTCTGCACTGCTGCCTCCAGCTGCTGGCCTCCCTGAGGGGATACTctgctctccccactctcccacACTGCTCTGTATGTGGCCAACAAAGTCACTCTGGGCCTTTCATGCCCAACCCCCCAGGGATGTGAGCGGTCACCTGCTGCAGCTGGTTGCCCTCTGTGAGGGGGTCTTCTCCCAGCCCAGACTCCCGTGGTTGGGGGTCCCTGGAGCCTCCTCTGACTCCTGTCCCTGCTGGTCCTCCCTAGTTTGGAGGTGTGTCCACACTGCACCTGGCAGAGGTCTGCCCCCTGCGGAGCCTGCAGCCAGGCACCAAGGCGAAGCTGGAGGAGTCCCTGGTCCCGGCCTCCCCAGGAAGAACCATCGCTTACCTGTCCACTTTGCTGTGCTCATATGGTGACTTCAGCACTGTTCCGTATTTCCTGGACCAGATATTCCACAGGTGAGCGTCTGTGCCCTCCAGGCAcaggggcctctgctgccccctagcCGTGGCTCTCTGTGCCTGCGTGCTCCTCTGAGAAGGGGG
It includes:
- the LOC133766306 gene encoding olfactory receptor 2L3-like, coding for MWVQDMDRGNASSATDFLLAGLFPGSRHSLLLNAAVVLVYVLAFLGNALLIVLILGDARLHTPMYVLLSQLSLIDLTLTSTIVPKMATNFFTGERGISWVGCGTQSFFFLLLGMSECLILTLMAYDRYVAVCNPLRYPAIMSPRFCLHMVAGCWVAGSASSLVHTVYPLHFPICGSREIQHFFCEVPVLIKLSCEDTSVYQSVVVVTSVVLLVVPFGLITASYTLIFLAVLRMSSVKGRRKVLATCSSHLTVVSLFFRPNIFIYMSFTSSHSPEQDQALSVFSNVLTPMLNPLIYSLRNKEVLAALRKLAGRCGAS